The following coding sequences are from one Burkholderia stabilis window:
- a CDS encoding hydrolase produces MASEPVRDPANDHLLTPQNAAFIVIDYQPVQVNSIASMDRQLLVNNIVGASKAAVAYDLPIVHSTVNVKTGLNKPPIPQLRAALEGYPTYDRTSINSWEDVEFRKAVEATGRKKLIMTALWTEACLTFPALDALKAGYEVYVVVDAVGGTSVAAHEAALRRIEQAGGQMISVAQLFCELQRDWARSATVPAFIDLFIETGGTAGIQFSYDKS; encoded by the coding sequence ATGGCAAGCGAACCGGTTCGCGACCCCGCGAACGACCACCTGCTTACCCCGCAGAACGCGGCGTTCATCGTCATCGATTACCAGCCGGTCCAGGTGAATTCGATCGCGTCGATGGATCGTCAATTGCTGGTCAACAACATCGTCGGCGCGTCGAAGGCGGCCGTCGCGTACGACCTGCCGATCGTCCATTCGACCGTGAACGTGAAGACGGGCCTGAACAAGCCGCCGATCCCGCAACTGCGCGCGGCGCTCGAAGGCTATCCGACCTACGATCGCACCAGCATCAACTCGTGGGAAGACGTCGAATTCCGCAAGGCCGTCGAGGCGACCGGCCGCAAGAAACTGATCATGACGGCGCTGTGGACCGAAGCGTGCCTGACGTTCCCGGCGCTCGACGCGCTGAAGGCCGGCTACGAGGTGTACGTGGTCGTCGATGCGGTCGGCGGCACGTCGGTCGCCGCGCACGAAGCCGCGCTGCGCCGTATCGAGCAGGCCGGCGGGCAGATGATCAGCGTCGCGCAGCTGTTCTGCGAACTGCAGCGCGACTGGGCGCGCAGCGCCACCGTGCCCGCGTTCATCGACCTGTTCATCGAAACCGGCGGTACGGCCGGCATCCAGTTCTCGTACGACAAGAGTTGA
- a CDS encoding LysR substrate-binding domain-containing protein, protein MDDLNDLYYFVKVVEHGGFTQAGRALDVPKSTLSRRIAALEAQYDVRLLQRTTRHFMVTETGREFYERCLAVLVEADAAREVIERRHAEPRGIVRVSCPTALLEYRVSELVARFMALHPQVQVHLEATNRRVDLLSEGFDIALRVRFPPLEDSDLVMRALGDSPQRLVAAPQWLDGRAVPSDPAQLVGAPSLDWGPARHHVWQLIGPNGEHAQLRHHPRFITDDMHALRDAAIHGVGIVQLPCMVVEDALRDGTLVDVLPGWAPKGGVVHAVFPSRRGLLPRVRLLIDFLAEHIRKD, encoded by the coding sequence ATGGATGACCTGAACGACCTCTACTATTTCGTGAAGGTGGTCGAACACGGCGGGTTCACGCAGGCGGGGCGCGCGCTGGATGTCCCGAAATCGACGCTGAGCCGGCGCATCGCGGCGCTGGAGGCGCAGTACGACGTGCGGCTGCTGCAGCGCACGACACGTCATTTCATGGTCACGGAAACCGGGCGCGAATTCTACGAGCGTTGCCTCGCGGTACTGGTCGAAGCCGACGCCGCGCGCGAGGTGATCGAGCGCCGTCATGCGGAGCCGCGCGGCATCGTCCGCGTGAGCTGTCCGACCGCGCTGCTCGAATATCGCGTGAGCGAACTCGTCGCGCGTTTCATGGCGCTGCATCCGCAGGTACAGGTGCATCTCGAGGCGACGAACCGCCGCGTCGACCTGTTGAGCGAAGGGTTCGACATCGCGTTGCGCGTGCGCTTTCCGCCGCTGGAAGACAGCGATCTCGTGATGCGCGCGCTCGGCGACAGCCCGCAGCGGCTGGTGGCCGCGCCGCAGTGGCTCGACGGGCGGGCCGTGCCGTCGGACCCGGCCCAGCTGGTCGGCGCGCCGAGCCTCGACTGGGGGCCGGCGCGGCATCACGTGTGGCAACTGATCGGGCCGAACGGCGAGCACGCGCAGTTGCGCCATCACCCGCGCTTCATCACCGACGACATGCACGCGCTGCGCGACGCCGCGATTCACGGCGTCGGCATCGTGCAATTGCCGTGCATGGTCGTCGAGGATGCGTTGCGCGACGGCACGCTGGTCGACGTGCTGCCCGGATGGGCGCCGAAGGGCGGCGTGGTGCACGCGGTGTTTCCGTCGCGGCGCGGGCTGCTGCCGCGCGTGCGGCTGTTGATCGACTTCCTGGCCGAACACATCCGGAAGGATTGA
- a CDS encoding sulfatase-like hydrolase/transferase: MKDDQDTPAAEPTARRQFLKLAGAAVASAGFGADALAANAPPAAPAAQVASVDPAPAFHGASAVPAAPPTGYNILFILTDQERHFDRRPFPVPGREALRRDGITFMHHQIAACVCSPSRSTVYTGQHIQHTGVLDNAGVPWQKDMSPDIRTVGHMLRDAGYYAAYLGKWHLSASMHETASPYTAPVADYNRTIRSYGFDDYFGVGDLIGMVRGGYQYDGITAEAAVSWMRNHAPRLAKEGKPWFLAVNLVNPHDAMFVNTDTNGSTVQDANHPMLGNAPPPNDALYRTSWRDVPLAASRRQPYDEPGRPPAHGMFNAAHANLVGRYPFTDERVRIYQDNYFNCIRDCDTHVVRLLQSLQSLGLDDRTIVVMTADHGDHVGAHQLVGKGAAAYQPQNHVPLVIRHPAYPGGMQCDALTSHIDIAPTLLGLTGLDDARLASIRGSALKGRDLTRWLAKPADAKLHAARDATLFNYAMLLYYDSEWMLKELGALRQKGVPEDELLRRALAQQPDFRLRGTIRSVFDGRYRFTRYFSPLEFNRPTTLEDLFARNDVELFDLASDPGEMRNLATDRRRNGELLLAMNGRLNDLIASEVGDDSPDVMPIRDGKVQVQIRKWH, translated from the coding sequence GTGAAAGACGATCAGGACACCCCCGCCGCCGAGCCCACCGCGCGCCGCCAGTTCCTCAAGCTGGCCGGCGCGGCGGTCGCGTCGGCCGGTTTCGGCGCCGATGCGCTGGCCGCGAACGCGCCGCCGGCCGCCCCCGCCGCCCAGGTCGCGAGCGTCGATCCGGCCCCCGCGTTCCACGGCGCGTCGGCCGTGCCCGCCGCGCCGCCCACCGGCTACAACATCCTGTTCATCCTGACCGACCAGGAGCGCCATTTCGACCGCCGGCCGTTTCCCGTGCCGGGCCGCGAAGCGCTGCGCCGCGACGGCATCACGTTCATGCACCACCAGATCGCCGCGTGCGTGTGCTCGCCGTCGCGCTCGACGGTCTACACCGGGCAGCACATCCAGCACACGGGCGTGCTCGACAACGCGGGCGTGCCCTGGCAGAAGGACATGTCGCCGGACATTCGCACCGTCGGCCACATGCTGCGCGACGCCGGCTACTACGCCGCGTATCTCGGCAAGTGGCACCTGAGCGCGTCAATGCACGAAACCGCGAGCCCGTACACGGCGCCCGTGGCCGACTACAACCGCACGATCCGGTCGTACGGCTTCGACGACTATTTCGGCGTGGGCGACCTGATCGGGATGGTGCGCGGCGGCTACCAGTACGACGGGATCACGGCCGAGGCCGCGGTGAGCTGGATGCGCAACCATGCGCCGCGGCTCGCGAAGGAAGGCAAGCCGTGGTTCCTCGCGGTGAATCTCGTCAACCCGCACGACGCGATGTTCGTGAACACCGACACGAACGGCTCGACGGTGCAGGACGCGAATCATCCGATGCTCGGCAACGCGCCGCCGCCGAACGACGCGCTGTATCGCACGTCGTGGCGCGACGTGCCGCTCGCGGCGTCGCGGCGGCAACCGTACGACGAACCGGGGCGGCCGCCCGCGCACGGGATGTTCAACGCCGCGCACGCGAATCTCGTCGGGCGCTACCCGTTTACCGACGAGCGCGTGCGCATCTACCAGGACAACTACTTCAACTGCATCCGCGACTGCGACACGCACGTCGTGCGCCTGCTGCAGTCGCTGCAATCGCTCGGCCTCGACGACCGCACGATCGTCGTGATGACGGCCGACCACGGCGACCACGTCGGCGCGCACCAGCTCGTCGGCAAGGGCGCGGCCGCGTACCAGCCGCAGAATCACGTGCCGCTCGTGATCCGCCATCCCGCGTATCCGGGCGGGATGCAATGCGATGCGCTGACGTCGCACATCGACATCGCGCCGACGCTGCTCGGGCTCACCGGCCTCGACGATGCGCGCCTCGCGTCGATCCGCGGCAGCGCGCTGAAGGGTCGCGACCTCACACGCTGGCTCGCGAAGCCGGCCGACGCGAAGCTGCACGCCGCCCGGGACGCGACGCTGTTCAACTACGCGATGCTGCTCTACTACGACAGCGAATGGATGCTGAAGGAACTGGGTGCGCTGCGGCAGAAAGGCGTGCCCGAGGACGAACTGCTGCGCCGCGCGCTCGCGCAGCAGCCCGATTTCCGGTTGCGCGGCACAATCCGCAGCGTGTTCGACGGCCGCTACCGGTTCACGCGCTATTTCTCGCCGCTCGAATTCAACCGGCCGACGACGCTGGAGGATCTGTTCGCGCGCAACGACGTCGAGCTGTTCGACCTCGCGAGCGATCCGGGCGAGATGCGCAATCTCGCGACCGACCGCAGACGGAACGGCGAATTGCTGCTCGCGATGAACGGCCGCCTGAACGATCTGATCGCCAGCGAAGTCGGCGACGACAGCCCCGACGTGATGCCGATCCGCGACGGGAAGGTGCAGGTGCAGATCCGCAAGTGGCACTGA
- a CDS encoding LysR substrate-binding domain-containing protein produces MPPNPRSPAGRTPPEPLAPPGAPAHEQRIAQALRRLRVRDMETLDTLARTRSFARTAEAASITQPALSKWLRELEASLGLPLFERTSRRVAPTVYGEALLECIGRVLTDMRGVAPAFDALRTGAGRPVSIGLLPNMAPQLIPGALAWLREAGRSVQLNVREDTLDRMLAQAQRRELDLLVCRLDASALRSGLDIAPLYRDDMIVVCGPRHPLLRRARIGWRDAAAFPWIAPPLGSPARTALDAEFAQAGLPPPSVLMESVSWQTNRAVAEQSPCLFVQSARAFDLAAHAGERVGRLPLKLSTMPDTVGALYAAPASVSVAAAIDALKAVTHPPPGADA; encoded by the coding sequence GTGCCCCCCAATCCACGCAGCCCGGCCGGGCGCACGCCGCCGGAACCGCTCGCGCCGCCGGGTGCGCCGGCCCACGAGCAGCGCATCGCGCAGGCGCTGCGCCGGTTGCGCGTGCGCGACATGGAAACGCTCGACACGCTCGCACGCACGCGCAGCTTCGCGCGCACGGCCGAAGCTGCGTCGATCACGCAGCCGGCGTTGTCGAAATGGCTGCGCGAGCTCGAGGCATCGCTCGGCCTGCCGCTGTTCGAGCGTACGTCGCGGCGTGTGGCGCCGACGGTCTACGGCGAGGCGCTGCTCGAATGCATCGGCCGCGTACTGACCGACATGCGCGGCGTCGCGCCTGCGTTCGACGCGTTGCGCACGGGCGCCGGCCGCCCGGTGTCGATCGGCTTGCTGCCGAACATGGCGCCGCAACTGATTCCGGGCGCATTGGCGTGGCTGCGGGAGGCCGGCCGTTCCGTGCAGCTCAACGTGCGCGAGGACACGCTCGACCGGATGCTCGCGCAGGCGCAACGCCGCGAACTCGACCTGCTCGTGTGCCGGCTCGACGCGTCGGCGCTGCGCTCGGGGCTCGATATCGCGCCGCTGTACCGTGACGACATGATCGTCGTGTGCGGGCCGCGCCATCCGCTGCTCAGGCGCGCGCGCATCGGGTGGCGCGACGCGGCGGCGTTTCCGTGGATCGCGCCGCCGCTCGGGTCGCCCGCGCGCACGGCGCTGGACGCCGAGTTCGCGCAGGCGGGCCTGCCACCGCCATCCGTGCTGATGGAATCGGTGTCATGGCAAACCAACCGCGCGGTCGCCGAACAGTCGCCGTGCCTGTTCGTGCAGTCGGCCCGCGCGTTCGACCTGGCCGCCCACGCAGGCGAGCGTGTCGGCCGGTTGCCGCTGAAACTGTCGACGATGCCCGACACGGTCGGCGCGCTGTATGCGGCGCCCGCGAGCGTGTCGGTCGCGGCCGCGATCGACGCGCTGAAGGCCGTGACGCACCCGCCGCCGGGCGCAGACGCCTGA
- a CDS encoding putative bifunctional diguanylate cyclase/phosphodiesterase gives MNTEPQSSRYSLGLAAEVLASEQSVLRLITRNTPLPELLVEVCRRAEALLGDGASCTILLLDTDGVHVRVGAAPSLPAQYSAAIDGASIGPAAGSCGTAMYERRMIVVEDIETDPLWADYRAVALPLGLRACWSVPFLDEAGAVLGAFAVYYRTPRRPSDEETELLRDIGNSVGLAVHQDRMVRQLARSEEHHRLVVNSLNEGILVVSRDGIVVASNPSANRMMRVKGDLVGRRLSTVILHKLNEDGTPIPPDDWPSRRVLMTATPMLDYTVGFGLADGDVIWVRGNAVPIVKPGETQADSVLVSFNDIGPVREAQQQLRYLATRDALTGLYNRRWLGDRMRELFDGHDEAAGPARVAILFIDLVGFKKVNDTAGHDAGDALLRSVAARLATCAGSRYALTRVGGDEFVILVDDCDDPDRLAALAREVIDAIAKPFAIANNEYWLGVSIRISVAPRDGDDAVTLMRNADSAMYDAKQRGRNHFTFFTAQLNLRLQRRFAIEQSLRRALASETLRLAYQPVVDARSGRTVGAEALLRWTSPELGPMSPAEFIPVAEDTGLIVGIGQWVLETACRQAAEWRRTIAPDLMLAVNLSPRQFHEGLVESVDRCLAQTRLDPSALELEITEGLLMNDTDTVLPMLEALTDMNVRISVDDFGTGYSSLAYLKRFPLHNLKVDRSFVSGVPDHHDSVAITQAVVAMAHSLGMKVTAEGVETEAQSCFLRQIGCDMQQGYLFSRPLEPNEYARRFGAA, from the coding sequence TTGAATACCGAACCGCAAAGTTCTCGTTACAGCCTCGGGCTCGCAGCGGAAGTGCTGGCGTCCGAGCAGAGCGTGCTGAGGCTGATCACGCGCAACACACCGCTGCCGGAACTGTTGGTCGAAGTCTGCCGGCGCGCCGAAGCTTTGCTCGGCGATGGCGCATCGTGCACGATCCTGCTGCTCGATACGGACGGCGTGCACGTGCGTGTCGGCGCGGCGCCGTCGTTGCCCGCGCAGTACAGCGCCGCGATCGACGGTGCGTCGATCGGGCCGGCGGCAGGCTCGTGCGGTACGGCGATGTACGAGCGCCGGATGATCGTCGTCGAGGACATCGAAACCGACCCGCTGTGGGCCGACTACCGCGCCGTCGCGTTACCGCTTGGCCTGCGCGCGTGCTGGTCGGTGCCGTTCCTGGACGAGGCGGGCGCCGTGCTCGGCGCGTTCGCCGTCTATTACCGCACGCCGCGACGGCCGAGCGATGAGGAAACCGAACTGTTGCGCGATATCGGCAACAGCGTCGGCCTCGCGGTGCACCAGGACCGCATGGTGCGGCAGCTCGCGCGCAGCGAGGAACATCACCGGCTCGTCGTCAACAGCCTGAACGAAGGGATACTCGTCGTGTCGCGCGATGGCATCGTGGTCGCGAGCAACCCGAGCGCGAACCGGATGATGCGCGTGAAGGGCGACCTGGTTGGCCGCCGGCTGTCGACGGTGATCCTGCACAAGCTCAACGAGGACGGTACGCCGATCCCGCCCGACGACTGGCCGAGCCGGCGCGTGCTCATGACGGCCACGCCGATGCTCGACTACACGGTGGGCTTCGGCCTCGCGGACGGCGACGTCATCTGGGTGCGCGGCAACGCGGTGCCGATCGTGAAACCGGGCGAGACGCAGGCCGACTCGGTGCTGGTGTCGTTCAACGACATCGGCCCCGTGCGCGAAGCGCAGCAGCAGTTGCGCTACCTGGCGACGCGCGATGCGCTGACGGGCCTCTACAACCGACGCTGGCTCGGCGACCGCATGCGCGAGTTGTTCGACGGACACGATGAGGCGGCCGGGCCCGCACGCGTCGCGATCCTGTTCATCGACCTCGTCGGCTTCAAGAAGGTCAACGACACGGCCGGCCACGACGCGGGTGATGCGCTGCTGCGCAGTGTCGCGGCCCGGCTCGCGACCTGTGCGGGCAGCCGGTATGCGCTCACGCGCGTCGGCGGCGACGAGTTCGTGATCCTCGTCGACGACTGCGACGATCCCGACCGTCTCGCGGCGCTCGCGCGCGAGGTGATCGACGCGATCGCGAAGCCGTTCGCGATCGCGAACAACGAGTACTGGCTCGGCGTGTCGATCAGGATCAGCGTCGCGCCGCGCGACGGCGACGACGCGGTCACGCTGATGCGCAACGCCGATTCCGCGATGTACGACGCGAAGCAGCGCGGCCGCAATCACTTCACGTTCTTCACCGCACAGCTCAACCTGCGGTTGCAGCGCCGTTTCGCGATCGAGCAGTCGCTGCGGCGCGCGCTCGCATCGGAAACGCTGCGGCTCGCCTATCAGCCGGTGGTCGATGCGCGCAGCGGCCGCACGGTCGGCGCCGAAGCGCTGCTGCGCTGGACGAGCCCCGAACTCGGGCCGATGTCGCCGGCGGAATTCATTCCGGTCGCGGAAGATACGGGGCTGATCGTCGGGATCGGCCAGTGGGTGCTCGAAACCGCGTGCCGGCAGGCGGCCGAATGGCGCCGCACGATCGCGCCCGACCTGATGCTGGCCGTCAACCTGTCGCCGCGGCAGTTCCACGAAGGGCTCGTCGAATCGGTCGATCGCTGTCTCGCGCAAACGCGGCTCGATCCGTCCGCGCTCGAACTCGAGATTACCGAAGGATTGCTGATGAACGACACGGACACCGTGCTGCCGATGCTCGAAGCGCTCACGGACATGAACGTGCGGATTTCGGTCGACGATTTCGGCACCGGCTATTCGTCGCTGGCGTACCTGAAGCGCTTTCCGCTGCACAACCTGAAGGTCGACCGCTCGTTCGTATCGGGCGTGCCCGATCACCACGACTCGGTCGCGATCACGCAGGCGGTCGTCGCGATGGCGCATTCGCTCGGGATGAAGGTCACCGCCGAAGGCGTCGAGACCGAGGCCCAGTCGTGCTTCCTGCGGCAGATCGGCTGCGACATGCAGCAGGGCTACCTGTTCAGCCGTCCGCTGGAGCCGAACGAATACGCGCGCCGCTTCGGCGCAGCGTGA
- a CDS encoding diguanylate cyclase domain-containing protein, which translates to MTSDLTRPPGGPYTPPADVPAMVLLVDDQTIVAEAIRRALVDEESIDFHYCPRSDDAMASALDTRPTVILQDLVMPGTDGLSLVKAYRANPATRDVPIIVLSTQEEPVIKSAAFAAGANDYLVKLPDRIELVARIRYHSRSYMNLLQRDEAYRALRQSQQQLLEANLELRRLTHSDGLTGLSNRRYLDEYLAAEWRRGARDRSELSLLMIDVDNFKLYNDTYGHVSGDSVLKQIASTIERCLGQSGDLAARFGGEEFAVVMPATSPGAARLLGEKIRLAVEALRLRHAHSSTGDTVTISIGGASVVPIPGVPTTSLIEAADRALYRAKHEGKNRVEIDATPAPTGAGGFDAPRDA; encoded by the coding sequence ATGACTAGCGACCTGACCCGCCCGCCGGGTGGACCGTACACGCCGCCCGCCGACGTGCCGGCGATGGTGCTGCTGGTCGACGACCAGACGATCGTCGCGGAAGCCATCCGCCGCGCGCTCGTCGACGAAGAAAGCATCGACTTCCACTACTGCCCGCGCTCGGACGACGCGATGGCCAGCGCGCTCGATACGCGGCCGACCGTGATCCTGCAGGACCTCGTGATGCCCGGCACCGACGGGCTGAGCCTCGTGAAGGCCTATCGCGCGAATCCGGCGACGCGCGACGTGCCGATCATCGTGCTGTCGACGCAGGAAGAGCCCGTGATCAAGAGCGCCGCGTTCGCGGCCGGCGCGAACGACTACCTCGTGAAACTGCCCGACCGCATCGAGCTCGTCGCGCGCATCCGCTACCACTCGCGCTCGTACATGAACCTGCTGCAGCGCGACGAGGCCTATCGCGCGCTGCGGCAATCGCAGCAGCAACTGCTCGAGGCCAATCTCGAACTGCGCCGCCTCACGCACTCGGACGGCCTGACCGGACTGTCGAACCGGCGCTATCTCGACGAATACCTGGCGGCCGAATGGCGGCGCGGCGCGCGCGATCGCAGCGAGCTGTCGCTGCTGATGATCGACGTCGACAATTTCAAGCTGTACAACGACACGTACGGGCACGTGTCGGGCGACAGCGTGCTCAAGCAGATCGCGTCGACCATCGAGCGCTGCCTCGGGCAGTCGGGCGATCTCGCCGCGCGCTTCGGCGGCGAGGAGTTCGCGGTCGTGATGCCGGCCACGTCGCCGGGCGCCGCGCGGCTGCTCGGCGAGAAGATCCGTCTCGCGGTCGAGGCGCTGCGGCTGCGGCACGCGCATTCGTCGACCGGCGACACCGTGACGATCAGCATCGGCGGCGCGAGCGTCGTGCCGATTCCCGGCGTGCCGACGACGTCGCTGATCGAAGCGGCCGACCGTGCACTGTATCGCGCGAAGCACGAAGGCAAGAACCGCGTCGAGATCGACGCGACGCCCGCGCCGACGGGCGCCGGCGGGTTCGACGCGCCGCGCGACGCTTGA
- a CDS encoding chemotaxis response regulator protein-glutamate methylesterase, whose product MNIGIVNDLPLAVEAMRRAIAQRPEHRVLWVATDGAQAVELCAAQPPDVVLMDLIMPKFDGIEATRRIMRSERPCAILIVTSCIGANAWRVFEAMGAGALDAVDTPRLGDGAAGDTTRLLLAKIDQIGRLLDAPGGTRVAGTAARTRGGPLIAIGASAGGPGALASVLGGLPADFNAPIVIVQHVDRAFAEGMAQWLDGQTPLAVRVAREGDRPQPGVALLAATDDHLRITRAGTLEYTREPAATPYRPSVDVFFNSLTEHWPGRVIGVLLTGMGRDGAIGLKALRMKGYHTIAQDEATSAVYGMPKAAATLGAARAILPLGRIAGELAALARI is encoded by the coding sequence GTGAACATCGGCATCGTCAACGACCTCCCGCTTGCCGTCGAGGCGATGCGCCGTGCGATCGCGCAACGGCCCGAGCACCGCGTGCTGTGGGTCGCGACCGACGGCGCGCAAGCCGTCGAACTGTGCGCCGCGCAGCCGCCCGACGTCGTGCTGATGGACCTGATCATGCCGAAATTCGACGGGATCGAAGCGACGCGCCGGATCATGCGATCCGAACGACCGTGCGCGATCCTGATCGTGACGAGTTGTATCGGCGCGAACGCATGGCGCGTATTCGAGGCGATGGGCGCCGGCGCGCTCGACGCGGTCGACACGCCGCGGCTCGGCGACGGCGCGGCCGGCGACACGACCCGACTGCTGCTCGCGAAGATCGACCAGATCGGGCGCCTGCTCGACGCACCGGGCGGCACGCGCGTCGCCGGCACGGCTGCCCGCACGCGCGGCGGCCCGCTGATCGCGATCGGCGCATCGGCCGGCGGCCCCGGCGCGCTCGCGTCGGTCCTCGGCGGCCTGCCGGCCGACTTCAACGCGCCGATCGTGATCGTGCAGCACGTCGACCGCGCGTTCGCCGAAGGCATGGCGCAATGGCTCGACGGGCAGACGCCGCTCGCCGTGCGCGTCGCGCGCGAAGGCGACCGCCCGCAACCGGGCGTCGCGCTGCTCGCCGCGACCGACGATCACCTGCGCATCACGCGCGCCGGCACGCTCGAATACACGCGCGAGCCCGCCGCCACGCCGTATCGCCCGTCGGTCGACGTGTTCTTCAACAGCCTCACCGAGCACTGGCCCGGCCGCGTGATCGGCGTGCTGCTCACGGGAATGGGCCGCGACGGCGCGATCGGCCTGAAGGCGCTGCGGATGAAGGGCTACCATACGATCGCGCAGGACGAGGCGACCAGCGCCGTCTACGGCATGCCGAAGGCGGCCGCGACGCTCGGCGCGGCGCGCGCGATCCTGCCGCTCGGGCGCATCGCGGGCGAGCTGGCGGCGCTCGCGCGAATCTGA
- a CDS encoding DUF969 domain-containing protein: protein MLVLIGVPIVVIGFALRFNALLVVTIAGLATGLAGGLNLVDIVSAFGKAFTENRYMGLIWLTLPVIALLERNGLKEQAKRMISRVQAATTGRVLMLYFVLRQATAALGLTSLGGHAQMVRPLIAPMAEAAAVNRHGELPESVRQQIRAHASGVDNIAVFFGEDIFIAIQSILLIKGFLEQNGIVVEPLHVSVWAIPSAIAALLIHCTRLALLDRRLTRGFGLLGQEGTR, encoded by the coding sequence ATGCTGGTGCTGATTGGGGTGCCGATCGTCGTGATCGGTTTTGCGCTGCGCTTCAATGCGCTGCTGGTGGTCACGATCGCGGGGCTCGCGACGGGGCTGGCGGGCGGGCTGAATCTCGTCGACATCGTCAGCGCGTTCGGCAAGGCGTTCACCGAAAACCGCTACATGGGGCTCATCTGGCTGACGCTGCCGGTGATCGCGCTGCTCGAGCGCAACGGGCTCAAGGAGCAGGCGAAGCGGATGATCTCGCGCGTGCAGGCGGCCACCACCGGCCGCGTGCTGATGCTGTATTTCGTGCTGCGCCAGGCCACGGCCGCGCTCGGCCTCACGTCGCTCGGCGGCCATGCGCAGATGGTGCGCCCGCTGATCGCGCCGATGGCCGAGGCCGCCGCCGTCAACCGGCACGGCGAGCTGCCCGAGTCGGTGCGCCAGCAGATCCGCGCGCATGCGTCGGGCGTCGACAACATCGCCGTGTTCTTCGGCGAGGACATCTTCATCGCGATCCAGTCGATCCTGCTGATCAAGGGCTTTCTCGAACAGAACGGGATCGTCGTCGAGCCGCTGCACGTGTCGGTGTGGGCGATCCCGAGCGCGATCGCCGCGCTGCTGATCCACTGCACACGTCTTGCGCTGCTCGATCGCCGGCTCACGCGCGGCTTCGGTCTGCTGGGGCAGGAGGGCACGCGATGA
- a CDS encoding DUF979 domain-containing protein, giving the protein MIGLESLYTLAGLMFAAFACFNLTDRTNPRRVVNFAFWAIYAVTFLFGALLPHFVTGCLAIALAVIAGSGKLGRGKSDEAGEAAAARRESLAQRFGNRLFLPALLIPVVTLIGTFALKRVPFVDPKSVTLISLVLGTIVAFVVALAMLRDSPVHALREARHTMDAVGWAAILPQMLAALGALFAVAGVGGVVSGLVKDWVPIDSPFAVVAAYTVGMALFTMIMGNGFAAFPVMTAGIGLPLIVHQFHGNPAIVGAIGMLSGFCGTLMTPMAANFNIVPAALLELKDKNGVIKAQWPTAVLLLAVNTLLMYAFVFRF; this is encoded by the coding sequence ATGATCGGACTCGAATCGCTGTACACGCTCGCGGGGCTGATGTTCGCCGCGTTTGCGTGCTTCAACCTGACCGACCGCACGAACCCGCGGCGCGTCGTCAATTTCGCGTTCTGGGCGATCTACGCGGTCACGTTCCTGTTCGGCGCGCTGTTGCCGCACTTCGTCACGGGTTGCCTCGCGATCGCGCTCGCGGTGATCGCCGGCTCGGGCAAGCTCGGGCGCGGCAAGTCCGATGAAGCCGGCGAAGCGGCGGCCGCGCGGCGCGAGTCGCTCGCGCAGCGCTTCGGCAACCGGCTGTTCCTGCCCGCGCTGCTGATTCCGGTCGTCACGCTGATCGGCACGTTCGCGCTGAAGCGCGTGCCGTTCGTCGATCCGAAGAGCGTGACGCTGATCTCGCTCGTGCTCGGCACGATCGTCGCGTTCGTCGTCGCGCTCGCGATGCTGCGCGATTCGCCCGTGCATGCGCTGAGGGAAGCGCGCCACACGATGGACGCGGTCGGCTGGGCCGCGATCCTGCCGCAGATGCTCGCGGCGCTCGGCGCGCTGTTCGCGGTCGCGGGCGTCGGCGGCGTGGTGTCGGGGCTCGTGAAGGACTGGGTGCCGATCGATTCGCCGTTCGCGGTGGTCGCGGCGTACACGGTCGGCATGGCGCTGTTCACGATGATCATGGGCAACGGCTTCGCCGCGTTCCCCGTGATGACGGCCGGCATCGGCCTGCCGCTGATCGTCCACCAGTTCCACGGCAACCCGGCGATCGTCGGCGCGATCGGGATGCTGAGCGGCTTCTGCGGTACGCTGATGACGCCGATGGCCGCGAACTTCAACATCGTGCCGGCGGCGCTGCTCGAACTGAAGGACAAGAACGGCGTCATCAAGGCGCAGTGGCCGACGGCCGTGCTGTTGCTCGCCGTGAACACGCTGCTGATGTACGCATTCGTATTCCGTTTCTGA